The following proteins are encoded in a genomic region of Burkholderia pyrrocinia:
- a CDS encoding glycosyltransferase family 2 protein, whose protein sequence is MAEPSLGVALIALNASARLAQCLDALSFADDVVVIDGGSTDDTVAIAQAHGARVIVERDWPGFGPQKNRALDALGTDWILSLDTDEVVSPALAQSIRDAIRAPAAQVYALDRLSSFCGQWIHHSGWYPDWVPRLFRRGAARFSDDLVHERLVFDTAAQRLSGKLMHYSYEDFETVVRKLDAYSTAGARQRRAAGQRGGFGKALARGAWAFVRTYVLRRGFLDGRAGFMIAVFNAETVYYRFLKLGHAAAR, encoded by the coding sequence ATGGCTGAACCCTCCCTCGGCGTCGCCCTCATCGCCCTCAACGCGTCCGCGCGGCTCGCCCAGTGCCTCGATGCGCTGTCGTTCGCCGACGATGTCGTCGTCATCGACGGCGGCAGCACCGACGATACCGTCGCGATCGCGCAGGCGCACGGCGCGCGCGTGATCGTCGAGCGCGACTGGCCGGGCTTCGGCCCGCAGAAGAACCGCGCGCTCGACGCACTCGGCACCGACTGGATCCTGTCCCTCGATACGGACGAGGTCGTCAGCCCGGCGCTCGCGCAGTCGATCCGCGATGCGATCCGCGCGCCGGCCGCGCAGGTCTATGCGCTCGACCGGCTGTCGAGCTTCTGCGGCCAGTGGATCCATCACAGCGGCTGGTATCCGGACTGGGTGCCGCGCCTGTTCCGGCGCGGCGCCGCGCGTTTCTCGGACGATCTCGTGCACGAGCGCCTCGTGTTCGATACCGCCGCGCAGCGCCTGTCCGGCAAGCTGATGCACTACTCGTACGAGGACTTCGAAACCGTCGTGCGCAAGCTCGACGCGTATTCGACGGCCGGCGCGCGCCAGCGCCGCGCAGCCGGCCAGCGCGGCGGCTTCGGCAAGGCGCTCGCGCGCGGCGCATGGGCGTTCGTGCGCACCTACGTGCTGCGGCGCGGGTTCCTCGACGGTCGAGCGGGCTTCATGATCGCCGTATTCAACGCGGAAACCGTGTATTACCGCTTCCTGAAGCTCGGCCACGCAGCGGCGCGCTGA
- a CDS encoding glycosyltransferase family 9 protein — MALFSSARPPRTILVAAPRRIGDVLLTTPLVRSLKARWPDAQIDMLVFRGTEGVLEHNPDVRRVIVVAQRAGFRERLRDALSLWRRYDLACAALSSDRPRFYSWFAGRKRVGLVDPDRVTWLTRMMLNGIAINHHESAHTVVSTLALAPVIGIEPVSEVVAPGIGDDPARRARFDAWLAESPAIRDGKPLVVLHPYPMFRYKQWRLEGWVEMIGWLREHGFAVALSGGPADSEREYAEQVAAEAGGDVLNLVGRLTFGESAELVRRARLFIGPDTGATHVAAATGTDTIALFGPSDPVRWGPWPQHWPATENPWPLRGSGRHGNVWLLQGEGDCVPCRHEGCERKVDSRSDCLVNLGAQRVKAAAAEMLGLNPPGPAAAVVDTSRLHRAGSD, encoded by the coding sequence GTGGCCCTGTTTTCTTCCGCCCGCCCGCCCAGAACCATCCTCGTTGCCGCACCGCGCCGTATCGGCGACGTGCTGCTGACGACGCCGCTCGTGCGTTCGCTGAAGGCCCGCTGGCCCGATGCGCAGATCGACATGCTGGTGTTTCGCGGCACCGAAGGCGTGCTCGAGCACAATCCGGACGTGCGGCGCGTGATCGTCGTCGCGCAGCGCGCGGGATTTCGCGAGCGGCTGCGCGATGCGCTGTCGCTGTGGCGCCGCTACGATCTCGCGTGCGCGGCGCTGAGTTCCGACCGGCCGCGTTTCTATAGCTGGTTCGCGGGCCGCAAGCGGGTCGGCCTCGTCGATCCCGATCGTGTCACGTGGCTCACGCGGATGATGCTGAACGGGATCGCGATCAATCACCACGAATCCGCGCATACGGTCGTCAGCACGCTCGCGCTGGCACCCGTGATCGGCATCGAACCGGTGTCCGAGGTCGTCGCACCCGGCATCGGCGACGATCCCGCGCGGCGCGCGCGCTTCGACGCCTGGCTCGCCGAGTCGCCGGCGATCCGCGACGGCAAGCCACTGGTCGTCCTGCATCCGTATCCGATGTTCCGTTACAAGCAATGGCGGCTCGAAGGCTGGGTCGAGATGATCGGCTGGCTGCGCGAGCACGGCTTCGCGGTCGCGCTGTCGGGCGGCCCGGCCGACAGCGAGCGCGAGTATGCGGAGCAGGTCGCGGCCGAAGCGGGCGGCGACGTGCTGAACCTGGTCGGCCGCCTCACGTTCGGCGAGAGCGCGGAGCTCGTGCGGCGCGCGCGGCTCTTCATCGGGCCGGACACCGGCGCGACGCACGTCGCGGCCGCGACGGGCACCGACACGATCGCGCTGTTCGGCCCGTCCGACCCCGTGCGCTGGGGGCCGTGGCCGCAGCACTGGCCCGCGACCGAGAATCCGTGGCCGCTGCGCGGCTCGGGGCGGCACGGGAACGTGTGGCTGCTGCAGGGGGAGGGCGATTGCGTGCCGTGCCGGCACGAGGGCTGCGAGCGCAAGGTCGACAGCCGCAGCGACTGCCTCGTCAATCTCGGCGCGCAGCGCGTGAAAGCCGCGGCGGCCGAGATGCTCGGGCTGAATCCGCCGGGCCCGGCCGCGGCCGTCGTCGACACGTCGCGACTGCATCGCGCCGGATCCGACTGA
- a CDS encoding RcnB family protein, protein MKKMQGMMLAALIAAGCVATAAMAQDHGNYDNRDNHGGPGMQRGHGPQHMPPGQGMHREDDMPQRWADQPRRDWHKGDRLPNEFRDRQYVIDDWRGYHLSQPPRGYHWVGVGGDHLLVQIGSGIVLQINP, encoded by the coding sequence ATGAAGAAGATGCAAGGCATGATGCTGGCCGCACTGATCGCGGCCGGTTGCGTCGCGACGGCGGCGATGGCGCAGGATCACGGCAACTACGACAATCGCGACAACCATGGCGGCCCCGGCATGCAGCGCGGCCACGGCCCGCAACACATGCCGCCCGGCCAGGGGATGCATCGGGAGGACGACATGCCGCAGCGCTGGGCCGACCAGCCGCGCCGCGACTGGCACAAGGGCGACCGGCTACCCAACGAGTTCCGCGATCGCCAATACGTGATCGACGACTGGCGCGGCTATCATCTGAGCCAGCCGCCGCGCGGCTATCACTGGGTCGGCGTCGGCGGCGATCACCTGCTCGTGCAGATCGGCTCGGGCATCGTGCTGCAGATCAACCCGTAA
- the msbA gene encoding lipid A export permease/ATP-binding protein MsbA → MDGTGTSPVTVVKRLWPYIRPLIGIVVLAVMTMGVVAATEAGIPALLKPLLDHGFGVHGSDRAKWYVPIAVIGLALVRGVSQYASNYLLNYVSNRILLQLRLEMFQRMIHTGASFFQRETASTVINAIVFEVNQILSVLTGVMVTLVRDSLTVVFLLGYLFYLNWRLTLIVAVILPGIGWLVSKINRRLRRLNREHQTLTNELSYIVEETVGGYKVVKVHNGEAYETDRFTAMSKRLRGYAMRMTISGGLAQPLTQFLASIALAVVITIAVMQSTNDQTTVGGFVAFVTSMLLVISPLKHLIDVNQPLQRGMTAAELIFGLIDEPAEPQGGGRPLPHARGEIEFRGVSFDYGAAERPTLDRISFKVAPGEMIALAGPSGSGKTTLVNLLPRFFDPTDGAILVDGVPVSDYDLHALRGQMAMVSQDVVLFNDTIAANVAYGQTPDRARVQAALEAANLADAVAAMPDGLDTLVGGNGMRLSGGQRQRLAIARAIYKDAPILILDEATSALDSESERHVQAALERLMEGRTTLVIAHRLSTIERADRILVLEGGKIVEEGSHVELLRHGGLYAHLHRIQYQQQAA, encoded by the coding sequence ATGGACGGCACCGGCACCTCGCCGGTCACGGTCGTCAAGCGCCTGTGGCCGTACATCCGGCCGCTCATCGGCATCGTGGTGCTCGCCGTGATGACGATGGGCGTCGTCGCGGCCACCGAAGCAGGCATTCCGGCACTGCTCAAGCCGCTCCTCGACCACGGCTTCGGCGTGCACGGCAGCGATCGCGCGAAATGGTACGTGCCGATCGCGGTGATCGGCCTCGCGCTCGTGCGCGGCGTATCGCAGTACGCGTCGAATTACCTGCTCAACTACGTATCGAACCGCATCCTGCTGCAACTGCGGCTCGAGATGTTCCAGCGGATGATCCATACCGGCGCGTCGTTCTTCCAGCGCGAAACCGCGAGCACGGTGATCAACGCGATCGTGTTCGAGGTCAACCAGATCCTGTCGGTGCTGACGGGCGTGATGGTCACGCTCGTGCGCGACTCGCTGACGGTGGTGTTCCTGCTCGGCTACCTGTTCTACCTGAACTGGCGGCTGACGCTGATCGTCGCGGTGATCCTGCCCGGCATCGGCTGGCTCGTCAGCAAGATCAACCGCCGCCTGCGCCGCCTGAACCGCGAGCACCAGACGCTGACCAACGAGCTGTCGTACATCGTCGAGGAGACGGTCGGCGGCTACAAGGTCGTCAAGGTGCACAACGGCGAAGCGTACGAGACGGACCGCTTCACCGCGATGAGCAAGCGCCTGCGCGGCTACGCGATGCGCATGACGATCTCGGGCGGTCTCGCGCAGCCGCTCACGCAGTTCCTCGCGTCGATCGCGCTCGCGGTGGTGATCACGATCGCGGTCATGCAGTCGACCAACGACCAGACGACGGTCGGCGGCTTCGTCGCGTTCGTCACGTCGATGCTGCTGGTGATCTCGCCGCTCAAGCACCTGATCGACGTCAACCAGCCGCTGCAGCGCGGGATGACGGCCGCCGAGCTGATCTTCGGGCTGATCGACGAGCCGGCCGAGCCGCAGGGCGGCGGCCGGCCGCTGCCGCATGCGCGCGGCGAGATCGAGTTCCGCGGCGTGTCGTTCGACTATGGCGCGGCCGAGCGGCCGACGCTCGACCGCATCTCGTTCAAGGTCGCGCCGGGCGAGATGATCGCGCTCGCGGGCCCGTCCGGCAGCGGCAAGACGACGCTCGTGAACCTGTTGCCGCGCTTCTTCGACCCGACGGACGGTGCGATCCTGGTCGACGGCGTGCCGGTTTCCGACTACGACCTCCACGCGCTGCGCGGCCAGATGGCGATGGTCAGCCAGGACGTCGTGCTGTTCAACGACACGATCGCCGCGAACGTCGCATACGGGCAGACGCCCGACCGCGCGCGCGTGCAGGCCGCGCTCGAAGCCGCGAACCTCGCCGATGCGGTCGCCGCGATGCCCGACGGGCTCGACACGCTCGTCGGCGGCAACGGGATGCGGCTGTCCGGCGGCCAGCGCCAGCGGCTCGCGATCGCGCGCGCGATCTACAAGGACGCGCCGATCCTGATCCTCGACGAGGCGACGTCGGCGCTCGATTCGGAATCGGAGCGCCACGTGCAGGCCGCGCTCGAACGGCTGATGGAAGGCCGCACGACGCTCGTGATCGCGCACCGGCTGTCGACGATCGAGCGCGCAGACCGCATCCTCGTGCTCGAGGGCGGCAAGATCGTCGAAGAGGGCAGCCACGTCGAACTGCTGCGCCACGGCGGCCTCTACGCGCACCTGCACCGGATCCAGTACCAGCAGCAGGCGGCGTAA
- a CDS encoding FUSC family protein encodes MDTIRTLNEARQQIQQSIFDLFKGLSFGERLAQGGLMALQAVCSACLAYAIGRAMHTEQAVWAAITAIAVTQHNYSDTMSLSRDQFIGAMVGGVLGFAGAALGGDRLVAYAITVAVVIVCCWCLNVGSAARLGGVTATIVLLFPGNGPLWDIPLMRLGEVALGTVCALGVCWVMSRIERRWFRHAAAK; translated from the coding sequence ATGGATACGATCAGGACACTCAACGAAGCCCGCCAGCAGATCCAGCAGTCGATCTTCGATCTGTTCAAGGGGCTGTCATTCGGCGAACGGCTCGCGCAAGGCGGGCTGATGGCGCTCCAGGCCGTCTGCAGCGCATGCCTCGCCTATGCGATCGGCCGCGCGATGCACACCGAGCAGGCCGTGTGGGCGGCGATCACCGCGATCGCCGTCACGCAGCACAACTACTCGGACACGATGTCGCTGTCGCGCGACCAGTTCATCGGCGCGATGGTCGGCGGCGTGCTCGGCTTCGCCGGCGCGGCGCTCGGCGGTGACCGCCTCGTCGCGTACGCGATCACGGTCGCGGTCGTGATCGTCTGCTGCTGGTGCCTGAACGTCGGCAGCGCGGCGCGGCTCGGCGGCGTGACCGCGACGATCGTGCTGTTGTTTCCGGGCAACGGCCCGCTATGGGACATTCCGCTGATGCGGCTCGGCGAGGTGGCGCTCGGCACCGTGTGTGCGCTGGGCGTGTGCTGGGTGATGTCGAGAATCGAGCGACGCTGGTTCCGCCACGCGGCGGCAAAGTGA
- a CDS encoding O-antigen ligase family protein, with protein sequence MLSFSAPATRRLTAARAFAVAALCMVPVSTALTNVFCGLFAAALVISPEFWRDLRSFVTDPASLAALLILAALAASVTYTVAPHNKAWNWVAKYDKLLLLPFAVLAFRHSNWAPIVRRCWFGTLCVILLLSTTNYLGLTAIGPAHASDLPLSRAWVFKNHIAAGMFGALLFYQAADLALAARTALSRAAYAGVSVWSLVNVFVMLQGRTGQVIALLLILVVAARFVLLLRRQSALRATLAAGVLVLAGVALVVAACTVHNGRLTKVVTEVQQYRQSDAATSTGLRLEWYKKGLELYRQRPVIGYGAGGLESEFEKLTAGKTAAEGQLTSNPHNEYMLMAVQLGSLGVLLFINLIVQIARGSRTVDPRSRHLLLAWLAIFAIGSLANSLLLDFAEGHLIVLLAGILLGCGERSEALPRETSAIRRSA encoded by the coding sequence ATGCTTTCGTTTTCCGCTCCCGCCACGCGGCGCCTGACCGCCGCCCGCGCATTCGCCGTCGCCGCGCTCTGCATGGTGCCCGTCTCGACCGCGCTGACCAACGTGTTCTGCGGGCTGTTCGCCGCCGCGCTCGTGATCTCCCCCGAATTCTGGCGTGACCTGCGCTCGTTCGTCACCGACCCGGCTTCGCTCGCGGCGCTGCTGATCCTTGCCGCGCTGGCCGCCAGCGTCACGTATACGGTCGCGCCCCACAACAAGGCGTGGAACTGGGTCGCCAAGTACGACAAGCTGCTGCTGCTGCCGTTTGCCGTGCTCGCGTTCCGTCATTCGAACTGGGCGCCGATCGTGCGGCGCTGCTGGTTCGGCACGCTGTGCGTGATCCTGCTGCTGTCGACGACCAACTATCTCGGATTGACCGCGATCGGGCCCGCGCACGCGAGCGATCTGCCGCTGTCGCGCGCATGGGTGTTCAAGAACCACATCGCCGCCGGCATGTTCGGCGCGCTGCTGTTCTACCAGGCGGCCGATCTCGCGCTTGCGGCCCGCACGGCGCTGTCCCGCGCCGCGTATGCGGGCGTCTCCGTGTGGTCGCTCGTCAACGTGTTCGTGATGCTGCAGGGACGCACCGGGCAGGTCATCGCGCTGCTGCTGATCCTCGTCGTCGCCGCACGCTTCGTGTTGCTGCTGCGCCGGCAGTCGGCGCTGCGCGCGACGCTCGCCGCCGGCGTGCTCGTCCTGGCCGGCGTCGCGCTCGTCGTCGCCGCGTGCACGGTTCACAACGGCCGGCTCACGAAGGTCGTGACGGAAGTGCAGCAATACCGGCAGAGCGATGCGGCCACGTCGACCGGGCTGCGCCTCGAGTGGTACAAGAAGGGGCTCGAGCTGTATCGTCAGCGCCCCGTGATCGGCTACGGCGCGGGCGGCCTCGAATCCGAATTCGAGAAGCTCACGGCCGGCAAGACGGCGGCCGAAGGCCAGCTCACGTCGAACCCGCACAATGAATACATGCTGATGGCCGTGCAGCTCGGCTCGCTCGGCGTGCTGCTGTTCATCAACCTGATCGTGCAGATCGCGCGCGGCAGCCGCACGGTCGATCCGCGCTCGCGGCACTTGCTGCTCGCATGGCTCGCGATCTTCGCGATCGGCAGTCTCGCGAATTCGCTGCTGCTCGATTTCGCCGAAGGGCACCTGATTGTGCTGCTGGCCGGCATCCTGCTCGGTTGCGGCGAGCGCAGCGAGGCGCTGCCGCGCGAGACGTCGGCGATCCGGCGCAGCGCGTAA
- a CDS encoding MFS transporter: MTIKHSVSVRSLRSLDWLNFFVANVQTGFGPFIASYLASHKWTQGEIGMVLSIGTISAMVSQVPGGAAVDALKNKKGAAAWAIAAIILSAVLLASSPTIVPVIAAEVFHGFASCMLVPAMAAISFSLVGRADLGDRLGRNARWASIGSAIAAGLMGLTGEYFSARAVFWLTAVLALPALFALAMIQPTHQVIPQSSKPDDDHDEAGERETLLELLRDRRMLIFAACVVLFHLSNAAMLNLAAGEVTAGMGENVQLVIAACIIVPQAIVAMLSPWVGRSAQRWGRRPILLLGFSALPVRALLFAGVSSPYLLVPVQMLDGISAAVFGVMLPLIAADVAGGKGRYNLCIGLFGLAAGIGATLSTAAAGYVADHFGNAVSFFGLAGAGALAVLLVWLVMPETRVDNGDAAADEPAAASPEQAH; this comes from the coding sequence ATGACGATCAAGCATTCCGTCAGCGTGCGCAGTCTGCGGTCCCTCGACTGGCTCAACTTTTTCGTTGCAAACGTTCAAACCGGGTTCGGCCCGTTCATCGCGTCCTACCTCGCGTCGCACAAGTGGACGCAGGGCGAGATCGGCATGGTGCTGTCGATCGGCACGATCAGCGCAATGGTCAGCCAGGTGCCGGGCGGCGCGGCCGTCGATGCGCTGAAGAACAAGAAAGGCGCGGCCGCGTGGGCAATCGCGGCCATCATCCTGTCCGCGGTGCTGCTCGCGTCGAGCCCGACGATCGTGCCGGTGATTGCCGCCGAGGTGTTCCACGGTTTCGCGAGCTGCATGCTCGTGCCGGCGATGGCCGCGATCTCGTTCTCGCTCGTCGGCCGCGCCGACCTCGGCGACCGGCTCGGCCGCAACGCGCGCTGGGCGTCGATCGGCAGCGCGATCGCGGCGGGCCTGATGGGGCTCACCGGCGAGTACTTCTCCGCACGCGCGGTGTTCTGGCTGACCGCCGTGCTGGCGCTGCCCGCGCTGTTCGCGCTCGCGATGATCCAGCCGACGCACCAGGTGATCCCGCAGTCGTCGAAGCCCGACGACGACCACGACGAAGCCGGCGAACGCGAAACGCTGCTCGAACTGCTGCGCGACCGCCGGATGCTGATCTTCGCGGCGTGCGTGGTGCTGTTCCACCTGTCGAACGCGGCGATGCTGAACCTCGCCGCCGGTGAAGTCACGGCCGGGATGGGCGAGAACGTACAGCTCGTGATCGCCGCCTGCATCATCGTGCCGCAAGCGATCGTCGCGATGCTGTCGCCGTGGGTCGGCCGCTCTGCGCAACGCTGGGGGCGCCGGCCGATCCTGCTGCTCGGCTTCTCCGCGCTGCCCGTGCGCGCGCTGCTGTTCGCCGGCGTCAGCAGCCCGTACCTGCTCGTGCCCGTGCAGATGCTCGACGGCATCAGCGCGGCCGTATTCGGCGTGATGCTGCCGCTGATCGCGGCCGACGTCGCGGGCGGCAAGGGTCGCTACAACCTGTGTATCGGGCTCTTCGGGCTCGCGGCCGGGATCGGCGCGACGCTCAGCACGGCCGCGGCCGGCTACGTCGCCGATCACTTCGGCAACGCGGTCAGCTTCTTCGGGCTCGCGGGCGCGGGCGCGCTCGCGGTCCTGCTGGTCTGGCTCGTGATGCCCGAAACGCGCGTCGATAACGGCGATGCGGCGGCCGACGAACCGGCCGCCGCATCGCCCGAACAGGCGCACTGA
- a CDS encoding glycosyltransferase family 2 protein — protein sequence MFSIIIPTWNNLPYLKLVVDSLRRHSAHDHQIIVHVNDGSDGTLDWVRSEGIEHTASPTNIGICHAVNLAAARATRDYVVYMNDDMFCCPGWDAALVRRIEQMPTDLFMLSGTMVEPVDTRNPCVVVSNFGRDVEHFDAAGLVEATPRLARADWLGSTWPPTLVHRDWWNRIGGYSSELSPGMSSDNDFSMKFWDAGCRIFIGVGDSLVYHFQQKSTGKIVKNDGRRQFLNKWGMTQATFDRYYLHRGEPVGTRIALETPAVEGRLKRALLRSRIKRAFS from the coding sequence ATGTTCTCCATCATCATTCCGACCTGGAACAACCTGCCGTACCTCAAGCTCGTCGTCGACAGCCTGCGGCGCCACTCCGCGCACGACCACCAGATCATCGTGCACGTGAACGACGGCTCGGACGGCACGCTCGACTGGGTGCGCAGCGAAGGTATCGAGCACACCGCATCGCCGACCAACATCGGCATCTGCCATGCGGTGAACCTGGCCGCCGCGCGCGCGACGCGCGACTACGTCGTCTACATGAACGACGACATGTTCTGCTGCCCCGGCTGGGACGCGGCGCTCGTGCGCCGCATCGAACAGATGCCGACCGACCTCTTCATGCTGTCGGGCACGATGGTCGAGCCGGTCGACACGCGCAACCCGTGCGTCGTCGTCAGCAATTTCGGCCGCGACGTCGAGCATTTCGACGCGGCGGGCCTCGTCGAGGCCACCCCGCGGCTCGCGCGCGCGGACTGGCTCGGCTCGACCTGGCCGCCGACGCTCGTGCACCGCGACTGGTGGAACCGGATCGGCGGCTACAGCAGCGAACTGTCGCCCGGCATGAGCAGCGACAACGACTTCTCGATGAAATTCTGGGACGCCGGCTGCCGGATCTTCATCGGCGTCGGCGACAGCCTCGTCTACCACTTCCAGCAGAAGAGCACGGGCAAGATCGTCAAGAACGACGGGCGCCGCCAGTTTCTGAACAAATGGGGTATGACCCAGGCGACGTTCGACCGCTACTACCTGCATCGCGGCGAGCCGGTCGGCACGCGCATCGCGCTCGAGACGCCGGCGGTCGAAGGGCGCCTGAAGCGCGCGCTGCTGCGCTCGCGAATCAAGCGCGCGTTCAGCTGA
- a CDS encoding glycosyltransferase family 9 protein, with translation MANGNPTQRILVIRIDFLGDMLCTTAFLGALKERWPGAELHVVANRYNAAALAGNPDVHTIHTYVYSRECERNDRPGRMRAFFDRLRLVRRLRRLRFDLVVVPNGGMHRSSMQFARQLGAKDCRWHDAETEFDDRKPEHVAQRPMCHEALSGFRLVPELGRADLDRLELSVHPDRTLQDAWHRLLGARTKPRVGLFVSNKAAERRWPADRWRDLGERLAPFADVIVFREPAIRNAAEDDAWRDVSARQVAPSSVAELVAAASLLDAIVSADSAPVHLASALGVPVAALFEDRPEKYLRWHPLGVPHMILRAGATVDAIGVDAVERAVRHLLPQAGHCDAPVADAGQARPAAAAPPAIMTIAS, from the coding sequence ATGGCCAATGGGAACCCGACGCAGCGGATCCTCGTGATCCGGATTGATTTTCTGGGCGACATGCTGTGCACGACGGCGTTTCTCGGTGCGCTGAAGGAACGCTGGCCCGGCGCGGAACTGCATGTGGTCGCGAACCGCTACAACGCGGCTGCGCTGGCCGGAAACCCGGACGTGCACACGATCCACACGTACGTGTACAGCCGCGAATGCGAACGCAACGACCGTCCCGGGCGGATGCGCGCATTCTTCGACCGGCTGCGACTCGTGCGTCGCCTGCGTCGCCTGCGGTTCGACCTCGTGGTCGTGCCGAACGGCGGCATGCATCGCAGCAGCATGCAGTTCGCGCGCCAGCTCGGCGCGAAGGATTGCCGCTGGCACGATGCCGAGACCGAATTCGACGATCGCAAGCCCGAGCATGTCGCGCAGCGGCCGATGTGCCACGAGGCGCTGTCGGGTTTCCGGCTCGTGCCCGAACTCGGCCGCGCCGATCTCGACCGCCTCGAACTGTCGGTTCATCCCGATCGCACGCTGCAGGATGCGTGGCATCGCCTGCTCGGCGCGCGCACGAAGCCGCGCGTCGGGCTGTTCGTGTCGAACAAGGCGGCCGAGCGCCGCTGGCCGGCAGACCGCTGGCGCGACCTCGGCGAGCGGCTTGCACCGTTCGCCGACGTGATCGTGTTCCGTGAACCGGCCATCCGCAATGCGGCCGAGGACGACGCGTGGCGCGACGTGAGCGCGCGCCAGGTCGCGCCGTCGTCGGTCGCCGAACTGGTGGCCGCCGCGAGCCTGCTCGACGCGATCGTCTCGGCCGACAGCGCGCCCGTGCATCTCGCGTCGGCGCTCGGCGTGCCGGTCGCCGCGCTGTTCGAGGACCGTCCCGAGAAATACCTGCGCTGGCATCCGCTCGGCGTGCCGCACATGATCCTGCGGGCCGGCGCGACCGTCGACGCGATCGGCGTCGACGCAGTCGAGCGCGCCGTGCGTCATCTGCTGCCGCAGGCCGGCCATTGCGACGCGCCGGTGGCCGACGCGGGACAAGCGCGCCCAGCGGCCGCTGCGCCACCCGCGATCATGACGATCGCTTCGTAG